A stretch of Cupriavidus necator DNA encodes these proteins:
- the pxpA gene encoding 5-oxoprolinase subunit PxpA produces MQIDLNADLGEGCANDEALLALISSANIACGWHAGDAATMVQTVKWALERGVAIGAHPSYPDRENFGRTEMQRDPEHVYADVLYQIGALDAIVRAQGGELHHVKPHGALYNQAVRDPALARAIVRAVRDFDADLVFFGLAGSQMIDIAREAGLRVKQEVFADRGYNPDGTLVKRGSPGALHEDEEVALNQTLTMVREKRVRAIDGTWVPIQAETVCLHGDGAHALAFARRIRERLGAEGIAVRAGD; encoded by the coding sequence ATGCAGATCGATTTGAACGCTGACCTTGGCGAAGGCTGTGCCAACGACGAGGCGCTGCTGGCGCTGATCAGTTCGGCCAATATCGCATGCGGCTGGCACGCGGGCGACGCGGCCACCATGGTGCAGACGGTGAAGTGGGCGCTGGAGCGCGGCGTGGCGATCGGGGCGCACCCGAGCTACCCGGACCGCGAGAACTTCGGCCGCACCGAGATGCAGCGCGACCCGGAACACGTCTACGCCGACGTGCTGTACCAGATCGGAGCGCTCGACGCGATCGTGCGCGCGCAGGGCGGCGAGCTGCATCACGTCAAGCCGCATGGCGCGCTGTACAACCAGGCCGTGCGCGATCCGGCGCTGGCCCGCGCCATCGTGCGCGCGGTGCGCGACTTCGATGCCGACCTGGTGTTCTTCGGCCTGGCCGGCAGCCAGATGATCGATATCGCCAGGGAGGCCGGCCTGCGCGTCAAGCAGGAGGTCTTTGCCGACCGCGGCTACAACCCCGACGGCACGCTGGTCAAGCGCGGCTCGCCGGGCGCGCTGCACGAGGACGAGGAAGTCGCCCTGAACCAGACCCTGACCATGGTGCGCGAGAAACGCGTGCGCGCCATCGACGGCACCTGGGTACCGATTCAAGCCGAAACCGTGTGTCTGCACGGCGACGGCGCCCACGCGCTGGCCTTTGCGCGGCGCATCCGGGAACGGCTGGGCGCGGAAGGCATCGCGGTCCGCGCCGGCGACTGA
- a CDS encoding biotin--[acetyl-CoA-carboxylase] ligase: MSAVPPTPSDPSAPSGANWRIDAGALRGMLSPALSDWTLELVEETGSTNADLTAACRQAPWTDAARLRLAYRQTAGRGRQGRPWQGQAGMTFSVALPLALAPAQLSGLSLAVGLALAEALGDVDARLGARIGLKWPNDLQIDGRKLAGILIESVPAGPQRVWAVIGIGLNLVRDAQMEAALGRELAGVAEAMPGFDAQRDAPRLLAALLERLAAMRIAFLAHGFGPMARRWSAADAYRDQPVRLLHEGKVIAEGMARGVDEAGHLLLETPAGLERIASGELSLRPAPGQGDTA, translated from the coding sequence ATGTCCGCCGTTCCTCCGACTCCATCCGACCCTTCCGCCCCATCCGGCGCCAACTGGCGCATTGATGCCGGCGCGCTGCGCGGCATGCTGTCGCCCGCGCTGAGCGACTGGACGCTGGAGCTGGTGGAGGAAACCGGCTCCACCAATGCCGACCTGACCGCGGCCTGCCGCCAGGCGCCGTGGACCGACGCCGCCAGGCTGCGCCTGGCTTACCGCCAGACCGCCGGGCGCGGGCGTCAGGGCCGGCCGTGGCAGGGGCAGGCAGGCATGACCTTCTCGGTGGCACTGCCACTGGCGCTGGCGCCGGCGCAACTGAGCGGCCTGAGCCTGGCCGTGGGCCTGGCGCTGGCCGAGGCCCTGGGCGATGTCGATGCGCGACTCGGCGCACGGATCGGGCTGAAATGGCCCAACGACCTCCAGATCGATGGCCGCAAGCTGGCCGGCATCCTGATCGAGTCGGTGCCCGCCGGGCCGCAGCGCGTCTGGGCCGTGATCGGCATCGGCCTGAACCTGGTGCGCGACGCGCAGATGGAAGCGGCGCTGGGCCGCGAGCTGGCTGGCGTGGCCGAGGCCATGCCCGGCTTCGACGCGCAGCGCGATGCCCCGCGCCTGCTGGCCGCGCTGCTGGAACGGCTGGCGGCCATGCGCATCGCGTTCCTGGCGCACGGTTTCGGGCCGATGGCACGGCGCTGGTCCGCGGCCGATGCCTACCGCGACCAGCCGGTGCGGCTGCTGCACGAGGGCAAGGTGATCGCCGAAGGCATGGCGCGCGGCGTCGACGAGGCTGGCCACCTGCTGCTGGAAACGCCGGCGGGGCTTGAGCGCATCGCCAGCGGCGAGCTGTCGCTGCGGCCCGCGCCGGGGCAGGGAGACACCGCATGA
- a CDS encoding biotin-dependent carboxyltransferase family protein yields the protein MIEIIRPGALASVQDLGRTGFRRFGVGRCGAMDMLAVEVGNRLLGNAPGCAAIEFTLGRAALRFHADMRVALAGAECGANLDGVPVWSWHAFDVHKGETLTLPSTRGGTRVYLCVAGGIEVEPVMGSRSTDLKSGFGGLGGRALQEGDRLTAGRPGLAAETDWIGVQAPAWALPASIAGKATPVRMLPGPEYEDFDAASRAALWQADWTVTPNSNRMGLRLNGPALARRAERSADLLSHGVVPGVMQVPPGGQPIALMADAQTTGGYPKIGVVIGADLWRLAQVPLGAPVRFVQVTLAQAEAAQAELERYLRQIDQALRWQGDGMPIAARRRASTRVAA from the coding sequence GTGATCGAAATCATTCGTCCCGGCGCGCTTGCCTCGGTGCAGGACCTGGGCCGTACCGGCTTTCGCCGTTTTGGCGTCGGCCGTTGCGGGGCCATGGACATGCTGGCGGTGGAGGTGGGCAACCGCCTGCTCGGCAATGCGCCGGGCTGTGCCGCCATTGAATTCACGCTGGGCCGAGCCGCGCTGCGCTTCCATGCCGATATGCGCGTGGCGCTGGCTGGTGCCGAATGCGGCGCCAACCTGGACGGCGTGCCGGTGTGGTCGTGGCATGCCTTTGACGTGCACAAGGGCGAGACGCTGACGCTGCCGTCGACGCGCGGCGGCACGCGCGTGTACCTGTGCGTGGCGGGCGGCATCGAGGTCGAGCCGGTGATGGGCTCGCGCAGCACCGACCTGAAGTCAGGCTTTGGCGGTCTGGGCGGGCGCGCGCTGCAGGAAGGCGACCGCCTGACGGCGGGGCGCCCGGGGCTGGCGGCCGAGACCGACTGGATCGGCGTGCAGGCGCCGGCGTGGGCGCTGCCTGCCAGCATCGCGGGCAAGGCCACGCCGGTCCGGATGCTGCCGGGGCCTGAATATGAAGACTTCGACGCGGCCTCGCGGGCCGCGCTGTGGCAGGCCGACTGGACCGTCACGCCCAACAGCAACCGCATGGGGCTGCGCCTGAACGGGCCCGCGCTGGCGCGGCGCGCCGAGCGCAGCGCCGACTTGCTGTCGCATGGCGTGGTGCCGGGCGTGATGCAGGTGCCGCCGGGCGGCCAGCCGATCGCGCTGATGGCCGATGCGCAGACCACTGGCGGCTACCCCAAGATCGGCGTGGTGATCGGTGCGGACCTGTGGCGGCTGGCGCAGGTGCCGCTGGGTGCGCCGGTGCGTTTCGTGCAGGTGACGCTGGCGCAGGCAGAGGCGGCGCAGGCCGAGCTGGAGCGCTACCTGCGCCAGATCGACCAGGCGCTGCGGTGGCAGGGCGATGGCATGCCCATCGCCGCGCGGCGGCGCGCAAGCACGCGCGTGGCGGCATAG
- a CDS encoding MlaE family ABC transporter permease: protein MPLERQTTPDFHITRGDGTVSVALRGDWTALALAGCHQARQLRAQLHELAQAPDSAQWSLAGVERLDHIGGQLLWQAWNGALPQRLDASEGQRRVFERIAAVQNEGWKKHMVDRFNPITLFGANVLSFGAQLRSGITMLGQLAFDLLRFAGVPQRGPWREISANIYNVGYKALGITALVGFLIGIVLSYLSANQLRTFGASTFIVNILGMAVIRELGPVLAAILIAGRSGSAITAQIGVMRVTEELDAMRVMGISHGFRLIMPRVIALAIAMPLLVAWTDVMALAGGMLAARMQLGISATFFLRELPDAVPVANLWLGLGKGVVFGILIALTACHFGLRIKPNTQSLGEGTTASVVTAITIVILADAVFAVLFKDVGL from the coding sequence ATGCCCTTGGAACGCCAGACGACGCCAGACTTCCATATCACGCGCGGGGACGGAACCGTCAGCGTAGCGCTGCGTGGCGACTGGACCGCGCTCGCCCTGGCCGGCTGCCACCAGGCGCGGCAACTGCGCGCGCAGCTGCATGAGCTGGCGCAGGCGCCAGACAGCGCGCAGTGGTCGCTGGCCGGCGTCGAGCGGCTGGACCATATCGGCGGGCAACTGCTGTGGCAGGCCTGGAACGGCGCGCTGCCGCAGCGGCTCGATGCCAGCGAGGGCCAGCGCCGCGTGTTCGAGCGCATCGCCGCGGTGCAGAACGAGGGGTGGAAGAAGCACATGGTGGACCGCTTCAACCCGATCACGCTGTTCGGCGCCAACGTGCTGTCGTTCGGCGCGCAGCTGCGCAGCGGCATCACCATGCTGGGCCAGCTGGCCTTCGATCTGCTGCGCTTTGCGGGTGTGCCGCAGCGCGGCCCATGGCGCGAGATCTCGGCCAATATCTACAACGTGGGCTACAAGGCGCTGGGCATCACCGCGCTGGTCGGCTTCCTGATCGGCATCGTGCTGTCCTACCTGTCGGCCAACCAGCTGCGCACTTTCGGCGCCAGCACCTTTATCGTCAACATCCTGGGCATGGCGGTGATCCGCGAGCTGGGCCCGGTGCTGGCGGCGATCCTGATCGCGGGGCGCTCGGGTTCGGCCATCACCGCGCAGATCGGCGTGATGCGCGTGACCGAGGAGCTCGACGCGATGCGCGTGATGGGCATCTCGCACGGCTTCCGGCTGATCATGCCGCGCGTGATCGCGCTGGCCATCGCCATGCCGCTGCTGGTGGCGTGGACCGACGTGATGGCGCTGGCCGGTGGCATGCTGGCCGCGCGCATGCAGTTGGGCATCAGTGCCACCTTCTTCCTGCGCGAGCTGCCCGATGCGGTGCCGGTAGCCAACCTGTGGCTGGGGCTGGGCAAGGGCGTGGTGTTCGGCATCCTGATCGCGCTGACCGCATGCCACTTCGGGCTGCGCATCAAGCCAAATACGCAAAGCCTGGGCGAAGGCACCACCGCCTCGGTGGTGACCGCGATCACCATCGTGATCCTGGCCGACGCGGTCTTCGCCGTCCTGTTCAAGGACGTGGGCCTGTGA
- the pxpB gene encoding 5-oxoprolinase subunit PxpB produces the protein MNCTVHRLAEQALLYSVAPPASLEVQRRIWAMAARAEDWRGVVDVVPGMNNLTVIFDGSADVDALERNLKLAWASGEARNATGKLVEIPVRYGGEHGPDLGDVAAHTGLTPREVVRRHAAGEYVVYFLGFQPGFAYMGGLAPELATPRRREPRVAVPAGSVGIGGEQTGIYPAVLPGGWQLIGRTDAELFVADRDPPSLFAPGDTVRFVAEEIIA, from the coding sequence ATGAACTGCACCGTCCACCGACTCGCCGAGCAGGCGCTGCTGTACAGCGTGGCTCCCCCCGCATCGCTGGAAGTCCAGCGCCGGATCTGGGCGATGGCTGCCCGGGCCGAGGACTGGCGCGGGGTGGTGGACGTGGTGCCGGGCATGAACAACCTGACCGTGATCTTCGACGGCAGCGCCGATGTGGACGCGCTGGAGCGCAACCTGAAGCTCGCCTGGGCCTCCGGCGAGGCACGCAATGCCACCGGCAAGCTGGTGGAGATCCCGGTGCGCTACGGCGGCGAGCATGGCCCGGACCTGGGCGATGTGGCGGCCCATACCGGGCTGACACCGCGGGAAGTGGTGCGCCGCCATGCTGCCGGCGAGTACGTCGTCTACTTCCTGGGCTTCCAGCCGGGATTTGCCTATATGGGCGGTCTGGCGCCGGAGCTGGCCACGCCGCGCCGGCGTGAGCCGCGGGTGGCGGTGCCGGCCGGGTCGGTCGGCATTGGCGGCGAGCAGACCGGGATCTATCCGGCGGTGCTGCCGGGCGGCTGGCAGCTGATCGGGCGCACCGATGCCGAGCTCTTCGTGGCGGACCGGGATCCGCCGTCCCTGTTTGCGCCCGGCGATACCGTGCGCTTTGTTGCCGAGGAAATCATCGCGTGA
- a CDS encoding DUF969 domain-containing protein, protein MEQAVNLWPLVGVGVIIVGFVLRFNPMLVVVLAALATGLAAPMPLMQIFSAIGTAFVKARNLPLIILLPLAVIGLLERHGLREHAQAWIARIASATVGRLLIVYLGVRELTAAIGLTSLGGHPQMVRPLLAPMAEGAAENRFGHLPEPVRQRVLAFCAATDNVGLFFGEDIFVAFGAIALMHTFLLSSNIDVEPLHIAVWGIPTAICAFLIHAVRLKRLDRWLERELGGKAAAAAVPAKSAE, encoded by the coding sequence ATGGAACAGGCAGTCAATCTCTGGCCCCTTGTCGGGGTCGGCGTCATCATTGTCGGCTTCGTGCTGCGCTTCAATCCCATGCTGGTGGTGGTGCTCGCCGCGCTGGCCACGGGGCTGGCCGCGCCGATGCCGCTGATGCAGATCTTCTCGGCGATCGGCACCGCCTTCGTCAAGGCGCGCAACCTGCCGCTGATCATCCTGCTGCCGCTGGCCGTGATCGGCCTGCTGGAGCGGCACGGGCTGCGCGAACATGCGCAGGCATGGATCGCGCGCATTGCCTCGGCCACGGTTGGCCGCCTGCTGATCGTCTACCTGGGCGTGCGCGAGCTGACCGCCGCGATCGGCCTGACCAGCCTGGGCGGGCACCCGCAGATGGTGCGCCCGCTGCTGGCGCCGATGGCCGAGGGCGCGGCCGAGAACCGCTTCGGCCACCTGCCCGAGCCGGTGCGCCAGCGCGTGCTGGCGTTCTGCGCCGCCACCGACAATGTCGGCCTGTTCTTTGGCGAGGACATCTTCGTGGCCTTCGGCGCGATCGCGCTGATGCACACCTTCCTGCTGTCGTCGAACATCGACGTTGAGCCGCTGCATATTGCCGTGTGGGGCATCCCCACCGCGATCTGCGCCTTCCTGATCCACGCCGTCCGCCTGAAGCGCCTGGACCGCTGGCTCGAGCGCGAACTGGGCGGCAAGGCCGCCGCGGCCGCCGTACCTGCCAAGAGCGCAGAGTAA
- a CDS encoding ABC-type transport auxiliary lipoprotein family protein — MPRLLRSAISRLQAALLLAAAGLALSGCALTRGNDPTVTYDLGPPAATTPGNGNPAPARLPKLRVAQTDGPNWLDGNALFYRLQYAQAQRLQAYATQRWVMSPTRLFDERLREAVAARGTLSWFGDSSVPALKVDLIEFDQVFDSATTSEGVVRLRATVFQHGMLGQQTFEARRPAASADGAGGVKALAEASDAVIAALLDWIGTLQLK; from the coding sequence ATGCCACGCTTGCTCCGATCCGCGATCTCCCGCCTCCAGGCCGCCCTGCTGCTGGCCGCCGCGGGGCTGGCGCTGTCAGGCTGCGCGCTGACGCGCGGCAACGACCCCACCGTCACCTACGACCTCGGCCCGCCGGCCGCCACCACCCCCGGCAACGGGAACCCTGCGCCGGCGCGGCTGCCCAAACTGCGCGTGGCGCAGACCGATGGGCCCAACTGGCTGGATGGCAACGCCCTCTTCTACCGGCTGCAGTATGCGCAGGCGCAGCGCCTGCAGGCCTACGCCACGCAGCGCTGGGTGATGTCGCCCACGCGCCTGTTCGACGAGCGGCTGCGCGAGGCCGTGGCCGCGCGCGGCACGCTGAGCTGGTTCGGCGACAGCAGCGTGCCGGCGCTGAAGGTGGACCTGATCGAGTTCGACCAGGTGTTCGACAGCGCCACCACCAGCGAAGGCGTGGTGCGGCTGCGCGCCACGGTGTTCCAGCATGGCATGCTCGGCCAGCAGACCTTCGAGGCACGCCGGCCCGCTGCCAGCGCCGATGGCGCCGGCGGCGTGAAGGCCCTGGCCGAGGCCAGCGACGCGGTGATCGCGGCGCTGCTCGACTGGATCGGCACGCTGCAGCTAAAGTAG
- a CDS encoding ABC transporter ATP-binding protein, protein MSAAPATATQDGKVQKDRTPVIEVRNLVKRFGKAMVHDHVNLDVYRDEVLSIVGGSGSGKTVLLRQIVGLERPTSGSIKVFGEDPTRLRPAQLQALRNRWGLQFQRGALFSALSVIDNIALPLRELRALPDNLICQAALLKLQLVGLSARDADKMPSDLSGGMIKRVALARALALEPELLFLDEPTAGLDPMASDDYVALIRELRRELGLTVVMITHDLDTLVALSDRVAVLADHKVIAAAPIPEVVKVDHPFIREYFLGERAQRAMQALPPHAQPDAPPPGEA, encoded by the coding sequence GTGAGCGCCGCGCCAGCTACCGCCACCCAGGACGGGAAGGTCCAAAAGGACCGCACCCCGGTCATCGAGGTGCGCAACCTGGTCAAGCGCTTCGGCAAGGCCATGGTGCATGACCACGTGAACCTGGACGTCTACCGCGACGAGGTGCTGTCGATCGTGGGCGGGTCCGGCAGCGGCAAGACCGTGCTGCTGCGCCAGATCGTGGGGCTGGAGCGGCCCACCTCGGGCAGCATCAAGGTGTTCGGCGAGGACCCGACCCGGCTGCGCCCGGCGCAGCTGCAGGCGCTGCGCAACCGCTGGGGGCTGCAGTTCCAGCGCGGCGCACTGTTCTCGGCGCTGTCGGTGATCGACAATATCGCGCTGCCGCTGCGTGAGCTGCGCGCGCTGCCCGACAACCTGATCTGCCAGGCGGCGCTGCTCAAGCTGCAACTGGTGGGGCTATCAGCGCGCGATGCCGACAAGATGCCGTCGGACCTGTCCGGCGGCATGATCAAGCGCGTGGCGCTGGCGCGCGCGCTGGCGCTGGAGCCCGAGCTGCTGTTCCTGGATGAGCCCACCGCCGGGCTGGACCCGATGGCCTCGGACGACTACGTGGCGCTGATCCGCGAACTGCGCCGCGAACTGGGCCTGACGGTGGTGATGATCACGCACGACCTGGACACGCTGGTGGCGTTGTCCGACCGCGTCGCGGTGCTGGCCGACCACAAGGTGATCGCCGCGGCGCCGATCCCTGAAGTGGTGAAGGTGGACCACCCCTTCATCCGCGAGTATTTCCTGGGCGAGCGCGCCCAGCGCGCCATGCAGGCGCTGCCGCCGCACGCGCAGCCGGATGCGCCGCCCCCTGGAGAAGCATGA
- the pcp gene encoding pyroglutamyl-peptidase I yields the protein MRTVLLTGFEPFENEPINPSWEAVRALDGERVGDAVIVARQLPCVFGAAIDTIGELVDVLRPALVIAVGQAGGRAEMSVERVAINVDDARIADNAGAQPIDTAIVAGGPAAYFATLPIKAMVRDMRAAGVPASVSQTAGTFVCNHVFYGLMHRLSQQPDGDVRGGFIHIPYLPEQAARHPGQPSLAQETLVKGLRAAVATALSTRADVREQGGQLH from the coding sequence ATGCGTACCGTGCTGCTGACCGGCTTCGAGCCGTTCGAGAATGAACCGATCAATCCCTCATGGGAGGCAGTGCGCGCGCTCGACGGCGAGCGCGTGGGCGACGCGGTGATCGTGGCGCGGCAGCTGCCGTGCGTGTTCGGCGCGGCGATCGATACCATCGGCGAGCTGGTCGACGTGCTGCGGCCCGCGCTGGTGATTGCCGTGGGCCAGGCCGGCGGGCGCGCCGAGATGTCGGTGGAGCGCGTGGCGATCAATGTCGACGATGCGCGCATTGCCGACAACGCCGGCGCCCAGCCGATCGATACCGCCATCGTCGCGGGCGGCCCGGCCGCCTACTTTGCCACGCTGCCGATCAAGGCGATGGTGCGCGACATGCGCGCGGCGGGCGTGCCGGCCTCGGTGTCGCAGACCGCCGGCACCTTCGTCTGCAACCATGTCTTCTACGGGTTGATGCACCGGCTGTCGCAGCAGCCGGATGGCGACGTGCGCGGCGGCTTTATCCATATCCCCTACCTGCCCGAGCAGGCGGCGCGCCATCCGGGCCAGCCCAGCCTGGCGCAGGAAACGCTGGTGAAGGGATTGCGCGCGGCGGTGGCGACGGCGTTGTCGACCCGCGCCGATGTGCGCGAGCAAGGCGGGCAGTTGCACTAG
- a CDS encoding MlaD family protein: MMENKSHAFLAGVFTIGLAVLVLFAIFWFSTDHAVRVPYDLITRSTVNGLQPQGDVKYRGLAVGKVESIKFDPQVPGQIIVRVNVNKDTPITRTTYGTLGFQGVTGIAYVQLDDSATHDGTTASPPLPTSPKAVARIAMRPGFFEELEKRGDSLLTQVETMMASLNDMFQGANRAELMAAIRSVRKTAEDYSRLSDSLGPAANRLPKVTENLNATLESTRRLTQELANPNGTVMRTVDSVGRDLQGAASSVQSAAGTFSEETLPQLNGLARDARQTARTFERAAGQFNESPSSVLFGAPAPAPGPGEPGFSAP, from the coding sequence ATGATGGAAAACAAGTCACACGCATTCCTTGCCGGCGTGTTCACCATCGGGCTGGCCGTGCTGGTGCTGTTCGCGATCTTCTGGTTCAGCACCGACCACGCGGTGCGCGTGCCGTATGACCTGATCACACGCTCCACCGTCAACGGCCTGCAGCCGCAGGGCGATGTGAAATACCGCGGGCTTGCGGTGGGCAAGGTCGAGTCGATCAAGTTCGACCCGCAGGTGCCGGGCCAGATCATTGTGCGCGTCAACGTCAACAAGGACACGCCGATCACGCGCACCACCTATGGCACGCTGGGCTTCCAGGGCGTGACCGGAATCGCCTACGTGCAGCTGGACGACAGCGCTACGCACGACGGCACCACGGCCTCGCCGCCGCTGCCGACCTCGCCCAAGGCGGTGGCCCGCATCGCCATGCGCCCCGGCTTCTTCGAAGAGCTGGAAAAACGCGGCGATTCGCTGCTGACACAGGTCGAGACGATGATGGCCTCGCTCAACGACATGTTCCAGGGCGCCAACCGCGCCGAGCTGATGGCCGCGATCCGCTCGGTGCGCAAGACCGCCGAGGACTACTCGCGGTTGTCCGATTCGCTGGGCCCGGCCGCCAACCGGCTGCCGAAGGTGACCGAGAACCTGAACGCCACGCTGGAATCGACCCGGCGCCTGACGCAGGAGCTGGCCAACCCCAACGGCACAGTGATGCGCACCGTCGACAGCGTCGGGCGCGACCTGCAGGGCGCGGCCTCGTCGGTGCAGTCCGCGGCGGGCACCTTCAGCGAAGAGACCCTGCCGCAGCTCAATGGCCTGGCCCGCGACGCGCGCCAGACCGCGCGCACCTTCGAGCGCGCCGCCGGCCAGTTCAACGAAAGCCCGAGCAGCGTGCTGTTCGGCGCGCCCGCGCCCGCGCCGGGTCCGGGCGAGCCGGGCTTCAGCGCGCCGTAG
- a CDS encoding VanZ family protein, which translates to MEPAPPPPSAPPPAAQPTPEATGPQHSPLARVGLICFTLLVVYASLYPFSGWVDNGVSPFAFLSAPKPRYITDFDLLTNVLGYFPFGALVVLSLHPRMSGGRATLVALVAGTLLAACMEAFQTWLPSRISSNIDLITNALGALLGGAVVAPFTRALIDDGRLTRLRHAWFEPHASFAIILLLLWPFAQVFPQEHLFGMGGIVREWLTDPESWPMQALQMVFPQLEAWQDHIGLRPEDMQSQQLLESLVTASSWVGTGLFASIAMRRSAPMLRILAGLLAAALLLKATAAELQFPSESAFVWLSEGGRFALLTSSLVLALLLYLPRWLRAVLAMVALIVLVVLTNVLPSNPYAWISEQGWRMGRFIHFNSLAQWLGWLWPFLAFCYVIWRFEQVSLRRHARKKAAARREAAAAGTQE; encoded by the coding sequence ATGGAGCCGGCTCCCCCGCCGCCCTCCGCGCCGCCCCCGGCGGCTCAGCCAACGCCGGAAGCCACCGGCCCGCAGCACTCGCCGCTGGCCCGAGTGGGGCTGATTTGCTTCACGCTGCTGGTCGTGTACGCCAGCCTGTACCCGTTCTCGGGCTGGGTCGACAACGGCGTTTCGCCGTTTGCCTTCCTGAGCGCGCCCAAGCCGCGCTACATCACCGACTTCGACCTGCTGACCAATGTGCTGGGGTACTTCCCGTTCGGTGCGCTGGTGGTGCTGTCGCTGCATCCGCGCATGTCGGGCGGGCGCGCCACGCTGGTGGCGCTTGTGGCCGGGACGCTGCTGGCGGCCTGCATGGAGGCCTTCCAGACCTGGCTGCCAAGCCGCATCTCTTCCAATATCGACCTGATCACCAATGCGCTGGGCGCGCTGCTGGGCGGCGCGGTGGTGGCGCCGTTCACCCGGGCCCTGATCGACGACGGGCGCCTGACGCGCCTGCGCCATGCGTGGTTCGAGCCGCACGCCAGCTTTGCCATCATCCTGCTGCTGCTGTGGCCGTTTGCGCAGGTGTTTCCGCAAGAGCACCTGTTCGGCATGGGCGGCATCGTGCGCGAATGGCTGACCGACCCGGAGTCCTGGCCGATGCAGGCGCTGCAGATGGTGTTCCCGCAGCTTGAGGCCTGGCAGGACCATATCGGCCTGCGGCCCGAGGACATGCAGAGCCAGCAGTTGCTGGAATCGCTGGTGACCGCCAGCAGCTGGGTCGGCACCGGCCTGTTCGCCTCGATCGCGATGCGCCGCAGCGCGCCGATGCTGCGCATCCTGGCCGGCCTGCTGGCGGCGGCGCTGCTGCTCAAGGCCACCGCGGCCGAACTGCAGTTTCCGTCCGAGAGCGCTTTTGTCTGGCTGTCCGAGGGCGGGCGCTTTGCCTTGCTGACCAGTTCGCTGGTGCTGGCGCTGCTGCTGTACCTGCCGCGCTGGCTGCGCGCGGTGCTGGCGATGGTGGCACTGATCGTGCTGGTGGTGCTGACCAATGTGCTGCCATCCAACCCCTATGCGTGGATCTCGGAGCAAGGCTGGCGCATGGGCCGCTTCATCCACTTCAACAGCCTGGCGCAATGGCTGGGCTGGCTGTGGCCGTTCCTGGCATTCTGCTATGTGATCTGGCGCTTCGAACAGGTCAGCCTGCGCCGCCATGCCAGGAAAAAAGCCGCGGCGCGCCGTGAGGCGGCCGCGGCCGGTACGCAGGAATAG
- a CDS encoding DUF979 domain-containing protein, with the protein MIISIEYLYWLAGLVLAITALMTFADREHPRRLSTGLFWLLYAIVFLIGDRLPPAAVGIGAVVMALIAGFGGVGHGKHHSLPEEERRASARRLGNRLFIPALLIPLVTVIGTMLFKDVKIAGVPLLDPKNVTFVSLGIGCLISLAVVCWLTRDTVAQGLRESRRLTESLGWALVLPQMLAMLGLVFADAGVGKAVAHLSTAYINMDYKLVAVAVYCVGMALFTVIMGNGFAAFPVMTGGVGVPILVGMFGGNPAVMAAIGMFSGYCGTLMTPMAANFNIVPAALLELDDKNAVIRAQVPTALAILVANIALLYFLM; encoded by the coding sequence ATGATCATTTCCATCGAATATCTCTACTGGCTCGCGGGCCTGGTGCTGGCGATCACCGCGCTGATGACCTTCGCCGACCGCGAGCATCCGCGCCGCCTCAGCACCGGCCTGTTCTGGCTGCTGTACGCGATCGTATTCCTGATTGGCGACCGGCTGCCGCCGGCCGCGGTCGGCATCGGCGCGGTGGTGATGGCGCTGATTGCGGGCTTCGGCGGCGTCGGCCACGGCAAGCACCACAGCCTGCCCGAGGAAGAACGCCGCGCCAGCGCGCGCCGCCTGGGCAACAGGCTGTTCATCCCGGCGCTGCTGATCCCGCTGGTGACCGTGATCGGCACCATGCTGTTCAAGGACGTCAAGATCGCCGGCGTGCCGCTGCTCGATCCCAAGAACGTGACCTTTGTCTCGCTGGGGATCGGCTGCCTGATCTCGCTGGCGGTGGTGTGCTGGCTCACGCGCGACACCGTGGCGCAGGGCCTGCGCGAGTCGCGCCGGCTGACCGAGTCGCTGGGCTGGGCGCTGGTGCTGCCGCAGATGCTGGCGATGCTGGGCCTGGTGTTCGCCGACGCGGGCGTGGGCAAGGCGGTGGCGCACCTGTCCACCGCCTATATCAACATGGACTACAAGCTGGTGGCGGTGGCGGTCTATTGCGTGGGCATGGCGCTGTTCACCGTGATCATGGGCAACGGCTTCGCGGCCTTCCCGGTGATGACCGGCGGCGTGGGCGTGCCGATCCTGGTCGGCATGTTCGGCGGCAATCCGGCGGTGATGGCGGCGATCGGCATGTTCTCGGGCTATTGCGGCACGCTGATGACGCCGATGGCGGCCAACTTCAATATCGTGCCGGCGGCGCTGCTGGAACTCGACGACAAGAACGCCGTGATCCGCGCGCAGGTGCCGACCGCGCTGGCGATCCTGGTGGCCAATATCGCGCTGCTGTACTTCCTGATGTAA